Proteins encoded together in one Saccopteryx leptura isolate mSacLep1 chromosome 7, mSacLep1_pri_phased_curated, whole genome shotgun sequence window:
- the CDK5R2 gene encoding cyclin-dependent kinase 5 activator 2 yields the protein MGTVLSLSPASSAKGRRPGGLPEEKKKAPPSGDEALGGYGAPPVGKGGKGESRLKRPSVLISALTWKRLVAASAKKKKGSKKVTPKPASTGPDPLVQQRNRENLLRKGRDPPDGGGATKPLAVPVPTVPAATCEPPSGGSAAAPPPGSGGGKPPPPPAPQAAPPVPGGSPRRVIVQASTGELLRCLGDFVCRRCYRLKELSPGELVGWFRGVDRSLLLQGWQDQAFITPANLVFVYLLCRESLRGDELASAAELQAAFLTCLYLAYSYMGNEISYPLKPFLVEPDKERFWQRCLRLIQRLSPQMLRLNADPHFFTQVFQDLKNEGEAAAGAGGPPSGGALTTPASSSAARDSCATGAKHWTMNLDR from the coding sequence ATGGGCACGGTGCTGTCTCTTTCCCCCGCCTCCTCGGCCAAGGGCCGGAGGCCCGGCGGGCTgccagaggagaagaagaaggcgCCGCCCTCGGGGGACGAGGCGCTGGGGGGCTACGGGGCGCCGCCGGTAGGCAAGGGCGGCAAAGGCGAGAGCCGGCTCAAGCGGCCCTCCGTGCTCATCTCGGCGCTCACCTGGAAGCGGCTGGTGGCCGCGTCCGCCAAGAAGAAGAAAGGCAGCAAGAAGGTGACGCCCAAGCCCGCGTCCACGGGCCCCGACCCCCTGGTCCAGCAGCGCAACCGCGAGAACCTTCTCCGCAAGGGTCGGGACCCCCCCGACGGCGGCGGCGCCACCAAGCCCCTGGCCGTGCCCGTGCCTACAGTGCCCGCCGCCACCTGTGAGCCGCCGTCGGGGGGCAGCGCTGCCGCCCCGCCACCAGGCTCGGGCGGGGGgaagccgccgccgcccccggccCCGCAGGCGGCGCCGCCGGTGCCTGGAGGCTCGCCGCGGCGGGTCATCGTGCAGGCGTCCACGGGGGAGCTGCTGCGCTGCCTGGGCGACTTCGTGTGCCGACGCTGCTACCGCCTCAAGGAGCTGAGCCCGGGCGAGCTGGTGGGCTGGTTCCGCGGAGTGGACCGCTCGCTGCTGCTGCAGGGCTGGCAAGACCAGGCCTTCATCACGCCGGCCAACCTGGTGTTCGTGTACCTGCTGTGCCGCGAGTCGCTGCGCGGGGATGAGCTGGCGTCGGCCGCCGAGCTGCAGGCCGCCTTCCTTACCTGCCTCTACCTCGCCTACTCCTACATGGGCAACGAGATCTCCTACCCGCTCAAGCCCTTCCTCGTGGAGCCCGACAAGGAGCGCTTCTGGCAACGCTGCCTGCGCCTCATCCAGCGGCTGAGCCCGCAGATGCTGCGGCTCAACGCCGACCCCCACTTCTTCACGCAGGTCTTCCAAGACCTTAAGAATGAGGGCGAGGCCGCCGCCGGCGCCGGGGGTCCGCCCAGTGGGGGCGCGCTCACGACCCCCGCCTCCTCCTCGGCCGCCAGGGACAGCTGCGCGACCGGAGCCAAGCACTGGACTATGAACCTGGACCGCTAG